The Oscillatoria salina IIICB1 genome includes the window ATTTTAGGCTATTTTATTGAAGAAGCGAAAGAACACCTAGAAACTCTCGAACAAGGGATACTGGATCTCTCTTCGCTGGTAGAAGATCCTGAAAGAGTAGATGATATGTTTCGTGCTGCCCACTCAATTAAAGGTGGAGGTGCGATGTTGGGTTATAGTACAATTCAAAAGACAGCCCATCGCTTAGAAGATGCCCTCAAAGTTCTTAAAGAGCAAAAAATTTCGGTTGATAAAAAACTAGAGACGTTATTTTTTAACGGCTATGATGCTTTAAAGGATTTGATTGACGAATTACAAAGTCCGTTTGGTTTGAGGGACGAAAAAGGTCAAGAAATTGTCGCCAATGCACAACCAAATTTTGTCGAGTTACAAAATCACCTGAATCAATTAGTTGGTGGTGAAGGTAAATTAGTATCCTTAGAACAAGATACTGTTACAGGAGTAATTCCCGAAATTGCTTCTCAAGGTAGAGAAATTTTAAAACAAATGTTGCAGTTGTTGAAAGGCAAATCTTCCTCGGAAAGTCGCCAAAAACTGCAAAAATTGTGCGATCGCTTGGCTAAACTAAATCAGGATGAGGAAAATTGGGTGAAGTTAACTCAAATTGCCAAAAAGGCGATCGCTAATCCCAAGCATTCTTATCGTACTCTGGCACCAGTAATTATTAAAGACTTGAAAATTGGCTGCGATCTTCTCCATTGTGGGAGATCCTCAGAAATTGCTGCTAGTCATAGTTTACAGCAACTAGCAACTACTAAATTACCTCAAGTTCTCATTCCTGTAGAACCAAAATCCGCAGCCAAAACGTTGCAAAATTCGTTTAATAAGCAACAGTTGGCTCAGTTAGTCCAGTTACTCGCAGCCAAAGGTTAAAATTAATCTAGTATCAGGCTCGATGGATTGAAATTGCTTGAGTCGCGATCGCTATTCAACGGTAAGATGAACTCATTACCGACATAATTAATCTTTATCTGTTGAATTTTTGGTCAGAGGACTTACCTTGTTACAATTAGTGTATTACTTTTTCGAGATCGTCGAGCCTGTTTTAGTACCTATCTGCTTTGTCTTCGCTTGGGTCTTGGTGGTAGTTTTCTCTTGGACGATAATTATGGCAACTCGCGATACAATAGCGAAAGCGAAACAAATGCACGAAATTCCTTGTACTAAATGTCAGTTTTTTACTA containing:
- a CDS encoding Hpt domain-containing protein → MDANQQQKILGYFIEEAKEHLETLEQGILDLSSLVEDPERVDDMFRAAHSIKGGGAMLGYSTIQKTAHRLEDALKVLKEQKISVDKKLETLFFNGYDALKDLIDELQSPFGLRDEKGQEIVANAQPNFVELQNHLNQLVGGEGKLVSLEQDTVTGVIPEIASQGREILKQMLQLLKGKSSSESRQKLQKLCDRLAKLNQDEENWVKLTQIAKKAIANPKHSYRTLAPVIIKDLKIGCDLLHCGRSSEIAASHSLQQLATTKLPQVLIPVEPKSAAKTLQNSFNKQQLAQLVQLLAAKG